A genomic region of Methanothermobacter sp. CaT2 contains the following coding sequences:
- the thsA gene encoding thermosome subunit alpha, which yields MAQGQQPILILPQGTSRYVGKEAQRINILAGKVLAETVRTTLGPKGMDKMLVDSLGDIVITNDGVTILREMDISHPAAKMLVEVAKTQEDEVGDGTTTAVIIAGELLKEAEKLIEMGVHPTIIAVGYRQAALRAQEILEDISIKASDRDTLMKVAVTAMTGKGSERAKEKLAELVVDAVMQVEEDGEIDRDNINIQRIQGASVNESRIVNGIVIDKARADTSMPKRVENARIALLKYPIEVKDLETDAKIRLTDPSQMQAFIEQEEQMIRDMVDKIKSSGANVVFCQKGIDDLALHYLSREGILALKRVKKSDIKRIEKATGARLVTNIEDLTEDDLGEAGVVYEKKIFDDVLTFVENCKDPKAISIILRGSTKHVAEEMERALEDAIGVVASTIEDGEVVAGGGAPEVEIARKLREYADTISGREQLAVSAFADALEIVPKTLAENAGLDSIDVLVDLRAAHEESPYMGLDVFEGSVVDMKEEGVLEPQRVKKQAIQSAAEAAEMILRIDDMIAAKGFDVSSKDEEDMEGMGGMGGMGGMPPMM from the coding sequence ATGGCACAGGGACAGCAGCCCATATTAATACTACCACAGGGCACAAGCCGTTACGTTGGAAAGGAAGCTCAGAGAATCAACATACTTGCAGGTAAGGTTCTCGCAGAGACAGTGAGGACAACTCTCGGTCCCAAGGGAATGGACAAGATGCTTGTTGACTCACTTGGAGACATTGTGATCACCAATGATGGGGTTACAATCCTCAGGGAGATGGACATATCCCACCCTGCCGCAAAAATGCTTGTTGAGGTGGCAAAGACCCAGGAAGACGAGGTCGGCGACGGTACAACAACAGCCGTCATCATAGCAGGGGAACTCCTAAAGGAAGCCGAGAAACTCATTGAAATGGGTGTTCACCCAACAATAATAGCTGTGGGTTATAGACAGGCAGCCCTCAGGGCCCAGGAGATACTCGAAGACATATCCATCAAGGCAAGTGACAGGGACACCCTCATGAAGGTTGCGGTGACCGCCATGACAGGTAAGGGTTCAGAAAGGGCCAAGGAAAAACTGGCTGAACTCGTTGTGGATGCGGTCATGCAGGTGGAAGAGGATGGTGAAATCGACAGGGACAACATCAACATACAGAGGATACAGGGAGCATCAGTTAACGAGTCAAGAATAGTGAACGGTATAGTGATAGACAAGGCAAGGGCAGACACCTCAATGCCAAAAAGGGTTGAAAATGCCAGAATAGCACTCCTCAAGTACCCGATAGAGGTCAAGGACCTTGAAACCGACGCCAAGATAAGGCTGACAGACCCATCACAGATGCAGGCCTTCATCGAACAGGAAGAGCAGATGATCAGAGACATGGTGGATAAGATAAAGAGCTCCGGTGCAAACGTTGTCTTCTGCCAGAAGGGCATCGATGACCTTGCACTCCACTACCTCTCACGTGAGGGTATACTCGCACTCAAGAGGGTCAAGAAATCCGACATTAAACGCATCGAGAAGGCCACAGGCGCAAGGCTTGTCACAAACATCGAGGACCTCACAGAGGACGACCTTGGAGAGGCCGGAGTTGTCTACGAGAAGAAGATCTTTGATGATGTGCTGACATTCGTCGAGAACTGTAAGGACCCAAAGGCAATCTCCATAATCCTCAGGGGAAGCACAAAGCATGTTGCAGAGGAAATGGAACGTGCACTTGAGGACGCCATAGGCGTTGTTGCCTCAACCATTGAGGACGGCGAGGTTGTCGCAGGAGGAGGAGCACCTGAAGTTGAAATAGCAAGGAAACTCAGGGAATACGCTGACACCATAAGTGGCAGGGAGCAGCTTGCGGTCTCAGCCTTTGCAGACGCCCTTGAGATCGTTCCAAAGACCCTTGCAGAGAACGCTGGACTCGACAGCATCGACGTCCTGGTGGACCTCAGGGCTGCCCACGAGGAGTCACCCTACATGGGCCTTGACGTCTTTGAGGGAAGCGTTGTTGACATGAAGGAGGAGGGTGTTCTTGAACCCCAGAGGGTCAAGAAAC